A genome region from Bacteroides stercoris ATCC 43183 includes the following:
- the secA gene encoding preprotein translocase subunit SecA, whose amino-acid sequence MGFNEFLSSIFGNKATRDMKEIKPWVDKVKAAYPEIAALDNDALRAKTEELKAYIRNSAAEQRSKVEELKASVENTELEEREELFAQIDKLEKEILDIYEKALDEVLPAAFSIVKETAKRFSENEEITVTATEFDRHLAATKDFVRIEGDKAIYQNHWVAGGNDTVWNMVHYDVQLFGGVVLHKGKIAEMATGEGKTLVATLPVFLNALTGNGVHVVTVNDYLAKRDSEWMGPLYMFHGLSVDCIDKHQPNSDARRQAYLADITFGTNNEFGFDYLRDNMAISPKDLVQRQHNYAIVDEVDSVLIDDARTPLIISGPVPKGDDQLFEQLRPQVERLVEAQKKLATQYLADAKRLIASNDKKEQEEGFLALYRSHKCLPKNKALIKFLSEQGIKAGMLKTEEIYMEQNNKRMHEVTDPLYFVIDEKLNSVDLTDKGVDLISGNSADPTFFVLPDITAQLSELENEKDLTDEERLAKKDALMTNFAIKSERVHTINQLLKAYTMFEKDDEYVVIDGQVKIVDEQTGRIMEGRRYSDGLHQAIEAKEGVKVEAATQTFATITLQNYFRMYHKLSGMTGTAETEAGELWDIYKLDVVVIPTNRPIARNDMNDRVYKTKREKYKAVIEEIEKMVAAGRPVLVGTTSVEISEMLSKMLTMRHIEHSVLNAKLHQKEADIVAKAGLSCAVTIATNMAGRGTDIKLSPEVKAAGGLAIIGTERHESRRVDRQLRGRAGRQGDPGSSVFFVSLEDDLMRLFSSDRIAGVMDKLGFKEGEMIEHSMISKSIERAQKKVEENNFGIRKRLLEYDDVMNKQRTVVYTKRRHALMGERIGMDIVNMIWDRCVNAIEAPTYEDCKMDLLQTLAMETPFTEEEFRNEKKEKLADKAFDAAMELFKRKTERMAQIAYPVIKQVYENQGHMYENILIPITDGKRMYNISCNLKAAYESECKEVVKAFEKSILLHVIDEAWKENLRELDDLKHSVQNASYEQKDPLLIYKLESVNLFDTMVDKINNQTVSILMRGQIPVQEPQEVRQAAPEQRQDLSKYREQKQDLTDPNQQAAAQQDTREQQKREPIRVEKTVGRNDPCPCGSGKKYKNCHGKNA is encoded by the coding sequence ATGGGATTTAATGAATTTTTAAGCTCGATTTTCGGAAATAAGGCTACCCGTGACATGAAGGAAATAAAGCCGTGGGTAGACAAAGTAAAAGCCGCTTATCCGGAAATAGCCGCATTGGACAATGATGCCCTGCGTGCCAAAACCGAAGAACTGAAGGCATACATCCGTAACTCGGCAGCGGAACAACGCTCCAAAGTGGAAGAACTGAAAGCAAGCGTTGAAAACACGGAACTGGAAGAACGCGAAGAACTCTTTGCTCAAATAGACAAACTGGAAAAAGAGATATTGGATATTTACGAAAAAGCATTAGACGAGGTGCTGCCCGCCGCTTTTTCCATCGTAAAGGAAACCGCCAAGCGTTTTTCCGAAAATGAAGAAATCACGGTAACCGCTACGGAGTTCGACCGCCATCTGGCTGCTACCAAAGATTTCGTACGTATTGAAGGCGATAAGGCCATCTACCAGAACCACTGGGTAGCCGGTGGCAATGATACGGTATGGAACATGGTACACTACGACGTACAGTTGTTCGGCGGTGTGGTACTGCACAAAGGCAAGATTGCGGAAATGGCAACCGGTGAAGGTAAGACTTTGGTGGCTACTCTGCCCGTATTCCTCAATGCACTGACCGGAAACGGCGTACACGTAGTAACCGTGAACGACTATCTGGCAAAGCGTGACTCCGAATGGATGGGTCCTCTTTATATGTTCCACGGTTTGAGCGTGGATTGCATCGACAAGCACCAGCCCAACTCCGACGCACGCCGCCAGGCTTATCTCGCAGATATCACCTTCGGTACGAACAACGAATTCGGTTTCGACTATCTGCGCGATAACATGGCTATCAGCCCGAAAGACCTGGTACAACGCCAGCACAATTACGCCATCGTCGATGAGGTAGACTCCGTATTGATTGACGACGCCCGTACTCCGCTGATTATCTCCGGTCCGGTACCCAAAGGCGACGACCAGCTCTTCGAGCAACTCCGTCCGCAGGTAGAACGCCTGGTAGAAGCACAGAAGAAACTTGCCACGCAATACCTTGCCGACGCCAAGCGCCTGATAGCTTCAAACGACAAGAAAGAACAGGAAGAAGGATTCCTTGCCCTGTACCGCAGCCACAAGTGCTTGCCAAAGAACAAGGCATTGATTAAGTTCCTCAGCGAGCAGGGTATCAAAGCCGGTATGCTCAAAACCGAGGAAATCTACATGGAGCAGAACAACAAGCGTATGCACGAGGTTACCGACCCGCTGTATTTCGTAATCGATGAAAAGTTGAACAGCGTAGACCTCACCGACAAGGGTGTAGACTTAATTAGCGGTAACTCCGCCGACCCTACGTTCTTCGTACTTCCCGACATCACCGCCCAGCTCTCCGAACTGGAAAATGAAAAAGACCTGACGGATGAGGAACGCCTTGCCAAGAAAGACGCCCTTATGACCAACTTCGCCATCAAGAGCGAGCGTGTACATACCATCAACCAACTGTTGAAAGCTTACACCATGTTCGAGAAAGACGACGAATACGTAGTTATCGACGGTCAGGTGAAGATTGTGGACGAACAGACCGGACGTATCATGGAAGGCCGCCGCTACTCCGACGGCTTGCATCAGGCCATCGAAGCCAAAGAAGGCGTGAAAGTGGAAGCCGCCACACAGACCTTTGCAACGATTACGCTGCAAAATTACTTCCGTATGTATCACAAGCTGTCCGGTATGACCGGTACTGCCGAAACGGAAGCAGGCGAACTTTGGGACATCTACAAACTGGATGTAGTCGTTATCCCGACCAACCGCCCCATTGCCCGCAACGATATGAACGACCGCGTTTACAAGACCAAACGCGAAAAATATAAAGCCGTTATCGAAGAGATTGAGAAAATGGTGGCAGCCGGACGTCCTGTCCTGGTGGGTACTACTTCCGTTGAAATCTCCGAAATGCTGAGCAAGATGCTGACTATGCGCCATATCGAGCACAGCGTACTGAATGCGAAGCTGCACCAGAAGGAAGCCGACATTGTAGCCAAAGCCGGTTTGAGTTGCGCCGTAACCATTGCCACTAATATGGCGGGTCGTGGTACGGACATCAAGCTGAGCCCGGAAGTAAAAGCTGCGGGCGGTCTTGCCATTATCGGTACGGAGCGTCACGAGTCGCGCCGTGTAGACCGCCAGTTGCGTGGTCGTGCCGGACGTCAGGGTGACCCCGGTTCATCCGTATTCTTCGTGTCTTTGGAAGACGACCTGATGCGTCTGTTCTCTTCCGACCGTATTGCCGGCGTTATGGACAAGCTCGGTTTCAAGGAAGGCGAAATGATTGAGCACAGCATGATTTCCAAGTCTATCGAACGTGCACAGAAGAAAGTGGAAGAAAACAACTTCGGTATCCGTAAACGCCTGCTGGAATACGACGATGTGATGAACAAACAGCGTACCGTAGTCTACACCAAACGCCGCCACGCTTTGATGGGCGAACGTATCGGTATGGACATTGTGAACATGATTTGGGACCGTTGTGTCAATGCGATCGAAGCTCCTACCTATGAGGACTGCAAGATGGATCTTCTCCAGACACTTGCCATGGAAACTCCGTTCACGGAAGAGGAGTTCCGCAACGAGAAAAAGGAGAAACTTGCCGATAAGGCTTTCGATGCTGCCATGGAACTTTTCAAACGCAAAACCGAACGTATGGCACAAATCGCTTATCCGGTTATCAAGCAGGTATACGAGAATCAAGGACACATGTACGAAAACATCCTGATTCCCATTACAGACGGCAAGCGCATGTATAACATCTCCTGCAACCTGAAAGCCGCTTATGAAAGCGAATGCAAGGAAGTAGTGAAAGCGTTTGAGAAGTCTATCCTGCTGCATGTCATCGATGAAGCATGGAAAGAAAACCTGCGCGAACTGGATGACTTGAAACACTCCGTACAGAATGCCAGCTACGAACAGAAAGACCCGTTGTTGATTTACAAGCTGGAGTCTGTAAACCTGTTCGATACAATGGTAGACAAGATAAACAATCAGACAGTTTCCATCCTGATGCGCGGACAAATCCCGGTACAGGAACCGCAGGAAGTTCGTCAGGCAGCTCCCGAACAACGTCAGGATTTAAGCAAGTATCGCGAGCAAAAGCAAGACCTGACCGACCCAAACCAGCAAGCCGCCGCCCAGCAAGATACGCGCGAACAGCAGAAACGCGAACCTATCCGCGTAGAAAAGACGGTGGGACGTAACGACCCTTGTCCGTGCGGAAGCGGTAAAAAGTACAAGAACTGTCACGGAAAGAATGCATAA
- a CDS encoding alkaline phosphatase family protein, producing the protein MKKGLITSILALTFGSLQAQPLPPSPKLVVTLTIDQLRTDYMEAFSSLYGEKGVKRLLREGKVFRQADYSFNVADRASAIAALYTGTTPSMNGIIAERWFDPKTLRPKNCVDDSAFMGNYTDQNTAPTQLLTSTFADELKIATKNAALVYAIAPFRDAAVLSAGHSGNGAFWLNHQTGKWCGTTYYGEYPWWLSQYNDGQSPDFRIKEMEWNPLHPITSYTFLPEWRTIPFKYRFETEKDNKYRRLITSPLINDEVNRVTEDLLDKSNIGKDDITDLLAITYYAGNYNHRSTQECAMEMQDTYARLDQSIARLLDMLESKVGLQNVLLCIASTGYADPDGADIGIYRIPGGEFHLNRCATLLNMYLMATYGEGQYVEGFYNQQIYLNHKLIEEKQLNLAEIQQKSAEFLVQFSGVNKVYSAYQLLLGSWAPQTEHIRNGFHRHRSGDLIIEVLPGWTVMQENSNDNRVVRAATIATPLILLGKGIKPEIIRMPVAIDRVAPTLSSAMRIRAPNACTAAPLN; encoded by the coding sequence GGGTTAAACGGCTGTTAAGGGAAGGGAAAGTATTCCGCCAGGCTGACTATTCTTTCAATGTCGCCGACCGCGCTTCTGCCATTGCCGCTCTCTACACAGGTACCACACCGTCCATGAACGGCATCATAGCCGAACGTTGGTTTGACCCCAAAACCCTGCGTCCGAAGAATTGTGTAGACGACTCCGCTTTCATGGGTAACTATACCGACCAGAACACCGCCCCTACCCAACTGTTGACTTCCACTTTTGCCGACGAACTTAAAATAGCCACTAAAAACGCCGCACTGGTATATGCCATTGCCCCCTTTCGCGATGCTGCCGTCCTTTCGGCCGGACATAGCGGTAACGGCGCATTCTGGCTGAATCATCAAACCGGCAAATGGTGCGGCACAACCTATTACGGCGAGTATCCCTGGTGGCTGAGCCAATACAACGACGGGCAATCACCCGACTTCCGCATCAAGGAGATGGAGTGGAATCCTCTTCACCCCATCACAAGCTATACATTCCTGCCCGAATGGCGCACCATCCCTTTCAAGTATAGGTTTGAAACAGAAAAAGACAACAAGTACCGCCGGTTGATAACCAGCCCGCTCATCAACGATGAAGTGAACCGTGTGACAGAGGATTTGCTGGATAAAAGCAATATCGGCAAGGACGACATCACTGATTTGCTTGCAATTACCTATTATGCAGGCAACTACAATCACCGCAGCACGCAAGAGTGTGCCATGGAAATGCAAGACACCTACGCCCGCTTAGACCAAAGCATCGCCCGCTTGCTGGATATGCTGGAAAGCAAAGTAGGCCTGCAAAACGTACTGTTATGCATCGCGTCCACAGGATATGCCGACCCGGACGGAGCAGACATAGGCATCTACCGTATTCCCGGAGGAGAATTCCATCTGAACCGTTGCGCCACTTTGCTGAACATGTATCTGATGGCTACTTACGGTGAAGGACAATATGTAGAAGGCTTTTATAATCAACAGATATATCTCAATCATAAATTAATAGAGGAGAAGCAGTTGAATCTTGCCGAAATACAACAAAAGTCGGCAGAATTTCTGGTGCAGTTCAGCGGAGTTAACAAAGTATATTCCGCCTACCAATTACTGCTGGGTTCCTGGGCTCCGCAGACGGAGCACATACGCAACGGGTTCCACCGCCACCGCTCCGGCGACTTGATTATCGAAGTCTTGCCGGGCTGGACCGTTATGCAGGAAAACAGCAATGACAACCGCGTAGTACGCGCTGCCACCATAGCCACTCCCCTCATTCTTCTTGGCAAAGGAATAAAGCCGGAAATTATCCGCATGCCGGTTGCCATAGACCGCGTTGCTCCCACCCTATCGAGTGCGATGCGCATCCGCGCCCCCAATGCGTGCACAGCCGCACCGCTCAATTAA